tcacgaaaatgcttacaaaaaatcgtattagtcacgataatatcgtattggcgatgcGAAAACCACCaaatttttgtactgaacgattgtaaacagtggcagaaactttccgaatttttcgcacaagcatacgaaaaagtcacgcgggcgtgaaaaaaaaaatcgggAAAATGCGCAAGGAGCTTTCGTGTCttactaaatctgccccaaggtgtTAATGCACCTGAGTAGCCTACACAAAGACAAGACCAGATCAAGTCTAAAATGGAACAAATGCTAAATGGTAATTTCAAGATTCCAATTTGTAGCATTTATTTACTTAATTGTTAAAGAAGGATCTTCGGGAATGTAACATATGTCGGTAACTTAAAAAACTTTAACAAATTTTAGCTTTGCATTAAATGTTGCCTTTGTGCAACAGAAAAATACCATTTGTGAACCCTTTGCATGTCTTGCAACTGTAAGTTTGCAAttgcggaattttttttgtttgcataaatGCGCAgtgtatgttataaaacatttgaaCCTATTTTGTGTTAAGATTCacgccatcttcaagcaggtaTTTAATATTTGCAATGTAGTACATGTTTAGTTTAGTATTACATTGCGAGCAGCGCTAAATATTTGCAAAGATGCCATTTTAACCACCGCTTTTATTACAATCCCCCTAAAGAAGGTGTGGCCTTTATAAATTCCATGATAGAGACCAAAGTCTTTATGAGCCCCTGCGGAGTTTTGCTACCAAATATCTCTGCTTCCAGAAATGACTTATGTGGATCCAAAGTctaagttccgaattatggaaaggccatctcaaatagactccattttaatcaaataattcacatttttaaaaatggtttcctttttctctgtaataataaaaaagtaccttgtacttgatcccaactaagatataattaatccttattggagccaaaacaatcctattgggtttaaatacgatttaattaatttttttagcagatttaaggtagaagatccgaattacggaaaaccccaggtcccgagcattctggataacgggtcccatacctgtacaattacaATCATGCATTTACCCTTAATAACATTCTGCATTCATAACAAGGTACTGTATTTGTTGCAAGAATGAAAAGCAATAATTATAATTGGACAAAGTTTACCTGAGAGCTTGGAATGATGGCTTTCCACCAGTGTCCTCCTTTAACAAGGTCAACTTCATTCAGTGGCATTGCAACTTTTCCAATAACACAATGTCGTGAAAATTTATCAAAATCCACTATGGTTAACAGCAGAGTTCTTCTTTGGGCTTCTAAAAATTGGATTTCAAAGGTGTACCTCTCCTCAAATACTGGGTTCTGGGTTTTACGTTTGACGCCTGTTTGCTTTGAGTTTTTTTGGTCTGGTAATAGACAGATCTTTACATATGGATTTGAATGAGCCATGTCCTGTCTTGAACCATCATAAGATATTGGCGGTGGCAAGTCTCTGGCTTCTATCACCCTGACATTTAGATAGTTGTGCAGCAGATCATACTGAGTACTAAAATGCAGCATACCTAACTGGTACTTTGTTAGAATTTCATCATCAGTCAGTGAGTCTACATCATCATTACTAGAATCAAGGGAGTATAGGCGGGGTTCAAATTTTCTAAAATAGTCCTCTGGTGTATATGATTTTCGTAGTACCGTTGGTTGGACTATTTCTTTTTTGGCTCCTAATGCACCAAATTCTATGGGTTTAATATCAATTAACGGAGAGCTTGGCCTTCTTGACTCTAAACCTAGGAGTAAACAACAAGTACAAAGATTTAATTACAATGCTATCAAGATATCGGTTCCAAAATGCCTACTATTGCTAAAGATGATGTAGCCTTAATTCTAAAATTCCTATATGCTTTGATGATGTGTGATAACATAATTGTAAGATACAATAAATTCATTGTACTGTATTTAAAAGACAACCAATTAGCCACAATATGTTAGTAAGAAGCACAGCACAAATGTGAAAAGGGAAAATTTGGTTTCCTCTTTCCTCCAACCCCATGTAATGCACTCTAGTAGGGACTTCAAATCTTAATAAAATATGCCTAAAACATTTACAGCTTTCTAGATTTTACTGAAAATGTATCTAAAAATATTTAGCTATGAGTATAGGGTCATTCTTAAAATAATATGATGTGCAGAAAGCTTAACTCTTTATCAGTGCTTAAAGCATGAATGTTTGTAATAAAGATGTTCATTTGGAAGTTTATATACCCTAGGCTGGGCAACAGTAGATGCAATGGGTGACCATCTTACTTGAGATGCGCCTGGTGAGACTGTATGTAGATCTTGATGTATCAGATGATGACCTTCTCCTATCAGGGGAAGTATCCTGTGGGGTTGCAGGAGGCTCACTTGTTGTATTATCCGAATCACCTTCCTTGTCTTCACTACGATTGCTTACCCTATGGATGAAAGTAGAGTAGAGATCTGTTCATCAAAGTcattaagggctatggcacatagAATAATTCAGAGtattttgtaatttatataaTTCCTATCTATGAGACGGGTGGCCAAATGCTGCATTGTTCCTCCGCTGACTTGGTAAAGTCAATGAAAGGGCAGTTTAGAATATTTTTTTGCTGCCGAACTCACACAAGTAGTAAAAAAACATTGTGTACCATTTCTCTAAAGGAGGATCTTTGAATGGTGAGCTCAGTGTAAATGGgttaatatttttacatttgtttagaGACAGGGTATATTTGTGTTAATATCACACATTGCAGCATATTGTAGGagatacatttgtgttttctttacCTCAATTAAAGAATGTAATATTGCTGGGGGTTACTTACTTACAAAGTGATGCCAAGgacaatatacagtaagtgcatgTTAATCATAACTGCAATTTActgttttttcttcttctaaGGAACTAGCACTTGTAATCTGCATAGCATTATTTGTGTGTAATTCATTAAATTGCCCTCTTTTAAAAAAGTTAATCTTGCCCTTACTAATGTTGTGTGTGTCTTTATGCCACAAACAACTGGTATAATGAAAATGAAAGAAAGTGATTTGCTGCTTACATATTTATCAAATCATTATTTCTCAGTTTGCTGTATTTTATGAATAGAgtactgtaatttaacccttcggCCCACTGCACCCCTTTCTCTTCTGATGTTGGCCCTGTCTTTGCCTTAAGTAACTGTTACTAACTCTATGTGATAACGAACCTCAGTGGTATCAAAGCTCACTACCTCCAtctaatatgttttgtttttgtcaaTTTCTGTTGAGTCATTAAAATGTTGCATCTTTTTCATACTAACAGCCATGGTGGCGTCTGTGCAGGGAAAGGCCCCAAGATTTCCACTTCATCTTCACTTGACTGGCAGCAACTGCATTCATAGCACTTTTGACAGCAATTTCTGCACGTCCATCGGCACAGCAGCAAATCAGAGATTTTGGATAGAAAACCCTGTGCCAGAAGCAGGGAGAAGGAACATCATTTATTTCAAGGCCTGTCAGGCAACATAACTGACTAGCTATCATTCTTGCCATGTTTTATGAAATACAGAACTGTAATCCATCAGAACAGGAGTACTGTGATTCCCATATTTGATTTCTGTCTGACTTTCTTTATTCAagtaaaaaccattctgttttttttttttataaaatactaaTAAAACATTAGCTGCGTAAACCTAGAAATAGAagaaataaaggcaaaataatatctaaaaatggaaatgtaaaaagtataaaatatattgatCCAGATTATCAGTAATAAAGTTTTTCCAGCATTAATATTTGACTCATGGAGGCCTGGATTAAAGTATAACtcttttccccatatgtaataaaaggtactatgtttgcccaggtacagtaacccacagcaaccaatctgcaggtagaattttcttgtcacctgtttaaaagccaacatcttattggttgctatgggttactgctacaaggcaatcttagtgccttttattacataaccccttttttGCCTTGAGCAAAAGACTAATTGCCCAATAAACTGGATGctagcttaggctgatgccacaccaggcgtagggctgattttttcggcaagcggaaaaacgcttgccgaaaattcagccctacgcctgctacttgtgcctgcacccgaatgaatgggatacgctcgggtgcaggcacatgtagccgatatacgcatgaaaacgcgagagaattcaaagtctcgcgttttcatgcgtatatcagctacatgtgcctgcacccgagcgtatctcattcattcgggtgcaggcacaagtagcaggcgtagggctgaattttcggcaagcgtttttccgcttgccgaaaaaatcagccctacgcctggtgtggcatcagccttagatgaTTAACTCTGTGGGGAAGTCCCATACTCTTAAATATAGTAACAGTCAAAAGTAAACCTCTAATGTGGGCAAATACTTATGCTAAGGGCACAAAAGGCCTAAAAACACTTGTACTAGAGCTTTCAGACGGTCTACATTAAGTCAGTGTGATGTACCAGACACATTTGTGCCTTCAGCCAAAGGGTTTGGCATTAAGTATTGTTTCCTGTGTATATTAAGATCTCCACATAGTGTATAACAACATGAATGCCAGGTAAAGACACTGAAATAAAGGAGGGGCATGAAATCTAGACACATTACTTATAAACCTTCCCTGGTATGGGGGATTTTGGAATGTACTTTTAGGAGTTAACGTGTCAGTTCTTTTACCCTtttataatattttcattttgttttcagtTTGGCTAATGATCAATAAACACCATTTACAGACACAGACAGTACAATCTCCAGCCCAGAGCATGATCATTGAGATAACCCAAGGTGTCAAATGAACTCACCTCGTTAATAGGTTCCAGCTGTCCTTTTTGATATCCAGaatgaagcaaataaaaaaaatatgacaaatgACAAAACCAGTTTAGTGATCATTTACTGTGCAATAAATCATAGTAAATAACTATACCATAGAATTCACATGCAGTTTTTGGATTTACATTAGTTCTGAGAGGCTGATAGCATTCTGGACTGTTTGGATAGAGAATATCAAACTGATCAGCAACAGCCAGCTGAATACTTTCATTAACCATTTAACAACTCCCCACATCTCACAAAAGCAAAGATCCCAATCTAACACATtcctacacatttttttttacttttcaagaCAGACAGCATATTAAATGAAGTATGTTATAGTTATGTGATGATCTGTTTTTCACAGCCCTGTGGTGGAGGGATCACAGGATATTTGCTCCCATGAAAATTTCTCTTTTCAGAGATCTCTTACTCCCTTACTCCACAAACATTCAAATCCCATTCACATCTCTTCTCCGTGGCACTTATATCTCACCAAAATCATCCCTCCCCTTCCAATCCATGCTCCTACATGCACCCAATCCCGCTTGTGCTCCCACCACACTCCTATCAAATCACTGAAACACAGACAGCCTTGTGAAAATTGAAATAATTCCAGCAACTTTTGCTCTCCTATGATGTGCCTCAGTATGTAACAAACTAACTGTGTTGCATGACTTAtatccagggttttttttttgtttataagaaGCACTGAAACATGGATCACCGCTACTGACTAGGGTTATCACCTGTTTGGTTTTAAGCCAAACAGTCCAGTTTTTCTTAGGGCTGTTtggtctcaactgtctgtttggGTTTCAGCCTTGtaaaacccaaacaataatctggccaataaccaagttaaaggtgacaaccctaccacTGATACAGTTGCCCCCTCTGCCCCTTCCTTTACAATCATATAACCCCAGTTTCCCAACTTCAGAGGACACTTTTGACTCTGCTCTTACTATCCTGCCGAAAAAAGGCCAAACCTTGGCCGAATatcgaaccgaatcctggatttggtgcatccctactacagTCTAAATTGATCTCACTCCAACCTATCATGAAAACTTTCTGCCAGTGCCTGCAGTTGCCATCTGCCATTCACAGAATTCACTTTAAAAACCTTTTACTCACTTACAGAGCACTCAATAATGTTGCACCACCATACATCCCCTCTCTAACTACCAAGTGAGCCCCAGTATATATCCTTCATTCTGtgcatgacctccttctctccacCCCACTGAATTCTTCTTTTCAAGCTTGCATCTAGGACTTCTCAATTACTGCACCAGTCCTCTGGCGCTCCCCCTCCATCCAAGAAGACACTCCCAGAAACTCTAGATTTGAAATCATGATTTAAAACTTaacttttcattcaagcctataacaaCTTGCATTGCGTGCTGTTCTCTAAGGTTTCAAATAAACCAATTGGCTGCAGCAGTAGAACTTCATCTTTATGAGCGgttcctttttttcatttttttttttgtcccttggCAACTCGATCACCCTCTTTCGCTGAAAATATAATTATACCTTCCTTGcagggaccaaacatggagtagcttttcttccctgtttgccctgtttaacttaagaaaaaaacatagatttttggCAATTAAAATGATAGCCAAAAAGCTCAttctgcacaagccctatttattaaaTTCAAGTCAAACAAGGGGGTATTCTAACCTTTTAAATGCCTATTTACCCAAATCAAAAAAAGGTAGTGTATGTTCAATGCTTATGCttggaaaatattaaaaataatgtttttgattTTTGACAACATTTTTGAACACAAACAAACCAATCCAGTAATTTCTACCAACCATCTCCTTGGGCTTCATCTGTTCCTCAACCTCTCTtaactgtaagctcttgtggaTAAGATTCTATTTTTCCATAattgtatatctgtatatgtttGTACAGATATTTAAGTATGCTGggcattttttaaatacagtgtaaAAACAGGTATGAGGCCTGTTATCGAAAATGCTTGGGCCCTGagattttctagataagggatctttccataatttggatctctataccgtaagtctattaaaaatcatgtaagcattaattaaacccaaaaggattgttttaactccaataaagattcattatatcctagttgggatcaagtacaaggtcatgttttgttattacagagaaaaaggaaattaatttttttaaacaaaaattatttgattaaaatggaatctatggtagATGGGTTTCCActtaatggaccccatacctgtagttatcaTTGCCATTCACTGCTCATCAATGTATTAGCTATGTGAAGCACATAGCAGGGGGATCAGTTTTTCTGCGCATATTCCCCTACAAATAGTAACTACAAAccagttaaaaaaagaaatgtatctaTAAATCCAAAATATCAGTCCTAAGCTACCTCTCTGATGCTGGCTTATGGGAGCTGAAACAAACATTGAGCCCAGTGGATTGAAAGATTTTTGCCTTCATGTTCAAATCTCgacagaaaacattaaaaaattgctTTATACATCACTAGGCATATGATTCACGCATGCAGAGAAACCATTAGCTACCACTTTCCCTAAGCATTTCAGTCCTATTCATTTGAATGGAGTTAAATGGAGTGGTAGAAGACCAGAACCGAATTCAGAGGCACTTTGGCAATGTTAAACAGTAACACCAGCTAATGTGAATGACCTGTAATGAGTTACACATAGCCGCTAGCAGAGCTGTCATTGCTAATAATAAATGCCTCTTGCTAATTTACAATATGTTCTAGTCGCTTTTACAAATGAATATTGTATATTTAAGGAATGTAGATTTGTACTTCCTGCATTAGTCATGCACACTCAGATCCCTCGATGATTGGAGCAGAGAAGGAAAATGAATAATACTGCATCCAATTTAAAAATTGTCTGCTATAACATTGAACTTGCGGTGATAAAATACACAATGTAACAAAATATAAATCCAAATTCCATATCTTGATAAAATTTAAGATGTATAACATTTTTGGTGTTGTGTTTCAGCAGGCTGTAGAAAAGATGTCcttgttcttttctttctgcagtaGTAGAGCAGAGCCCTTCTGTATTGATTTAGTAATTGCTAAAAATGAGACCTAGCCTCACTGTACCACCAACTAgttactataagggctctggcacacggggagattagtcgcccgcgacaaaactccctgttcgcgggcgactaatctccccgagttgccttcacctgccatcccaccggcgaaaatgtaagtcgccggtgggatggcacacgctgcggcGTGATTTcgcggaaatcgccgaagttgcctcgcaaggctttttcggcgatttgcacaaAATCGCACCGCCGTGTGTGACATctcactggcgacttacattttcgccggtgggatggcaggtgaaggcaactcggggagattagtcgcctgcgaacagggagttttgttgcgggcgactaatctccccgtgtgccagagccctaagaagtaaaagaaaaagcAGTATCAATAGCCTACACAAACCACTGCATTGTATGTTAATCTAGCCAAGTGGACTTCACATCAAGGGCCTCATTACCAGAGTTTCTGGGGATTTGGTTACCATGGTGCCATTAAGAAGACTCATGACAAATAAAATCGTTCATAAATTGCCCCTCTAACATCTTGAACTCTGCTTTAATGTAGATGTGATTAGGTGTTAGTAGGTCAAGGCCCCTCTCATTGTATAGATGATATAACATGCCTTTTGTGTGACACTAAATGTGTAAGTGATTCATAATtcagttaattattattattattgtttcccCAAGTACTGGAAGTTAGTTCTCTAAGGATTTTAAGATAGTCATGAGTTAGCCCCAATTGGGATGACCAAGATAAACATACAGTAAGTCCTACAGGcttgtatataataaaatacaggtataggtttCATAGATCGGCTCTTTTGTGTAGAATAGTGTAGAATACTACCTAAGAATATTTTTGCTGCAACTCATCAAATCCCCTATAAAGGAATATCACATGCACATGCATTTGTCAGTTATGCCAGACCATTGTGTCTGCTATTGCTGCCAAGATCCTATCCTTCAATCTGCTGCCTGGAACATTCTCCCACTAGCCATTTTGCCTAACTAAATAAG
The genomic region above belongs to Xenopus tropicalis strain Nigerian chromosome 9, UCB_Xtro_10.0, whole genome shotgun sequence and contains:
- the syt17 gene encoding synaptotagmin-17 isoform X1, whose protein sequence is MILEPINEGFLSKISDLLLCRWTCRNCCQKCYECSCCQSSEDEVEILGPFPAQTPPWLVSNRSEDKEGDSDNTTSEPPATPQDTSPDRRRSSSDTSRSTYSLTRRISSLESRRPSSPLIDIKPIEFGALGAKKEIVQPTVLRKSYTPEDYFRKFEPRLYSLDSSNDDVDSLTDDEILTKYQLGMLHFSTQYDLLHNYLNVRVIEARDLPPPISYDGSRQDMAHSNPYVKICLLPDQKNSKQTGVKRKTQNPVFEERYTFEIQFLEAQRRTLLLTIVDFDKFSRHCVIGKVAMPLNEVDLVKGGHWWKAIIPSSQNEVELGELLLSLNYLPSAGRLNVDIIRAKQLLQTDMSQGSDPFVKIQLVHGLKLAKTKKTSCMRGTIDPFYNESFSFKVPQEELENVSLVFTVYGHNMKTSNDFIGRIVIGQYASGSPESNHWRRMLNSNRTAVEQWHSLRSRAECDRVSPASLEVT
- the syt17 gene encoding synaptotagmin-17, which produces MAYIQLEPINEGFLSKISDLLLCRWTCRNCCQKCYECSCCQSSEDEVEILGPFPAQTPPWLVSNRSEDKEGDSDNTTSEPPATPQDTSPDRRRSSSDTSRSTYSLTRRISSLESRRPSSPLIDIKPIEFGALGAKKEIVQPTVLRKSYTPEDYFRKFEPRLYSLDSSNDDVDSLTDDEILTKYQLGMLHFSTQYDLLHNYLNVRVIEARDLPPPISYDGSRQDMAHSNPYVKICLLPDQKNSKQTGVKRKTQNPVFEERYTFEIQFLEAQRRTLLLTIVDFDKFSRHCVIGKVAMPLNEVDLVKGGHWWKAIIPSSQNEVELGELLLSLNYLPSAGRLNVDIIRAKQLLQTDMSQGSDPFVKIQLVHGLKLAKTKKTSCMRGTIDPFYNESFSFKVPQEELENVSLVFTVYGHNMKTSNDFIGRIVIGQYASGSPESNHWRRMLNSNRTAVEQWHSLRSRAECDRVSPASLEVT